The Polycladomyces zharkentensis genome includes a window with the following:
- the ileS gene encoding isoleucine--tRNA ligase, protein MDYSKTLHLPKTDFPMRANLPNREPDWQKWWDEIDLYHKTREKRKGRPKFILHDGPPYANGDIHIGHALNKILKDIIVRFKNLQGYDAPYVPGWDTHGLPIEHAIITKKGVNRKEVDPITFRELCKEYALSFVEKQKAQFKRLGVLGDWENPYLTLKPEYEAEQVRVFGEMVRKGYIYRGLKAVYWSPSSETALAEAEIEYKDKRSPSIYVAFPVQNGNGVLPEDNTAVVIWTTTPWTIPANLGIAVHPDFKYTLVKAGDRQLLMADELVDQVMKICGITDYERVGSWKGSELEGVVCRHPFYDRKSPVVLGDHVTLDAGTGCVHTAPGHGEEDFLLGQKYNLGVLCPVDEKGRMTAEAPGFEGLFYDDANKEVTKKLEEVGALLKLSFITHQYPHDWRTKKPVIFRATHQWFASIDGFREQMLEAIRKVKWTPAWGETRLHNMIADRGDWCISRQRIWGVPLPIFYCEQCGEPYITEESIEHIAALFAREGSSAWYAKDVAELLPDQAACESCGHTSFRKETDTMDVWFDSGSSHRAVLKQRAELQWPADMYLEGSDQYRGWFNSSLSTAVATTGQAPYREVLSHGFALDGEGRKMSKSLGNTIEPQKVIQQFGADILRLWVASVDYQADVRISDEILKQIAEAYRKIRNTFRFLLGNLADFDPAKDSVPVEKWPELDRFAYIQLQRLIERVTRAYEAYEFHQVYYAIHHFCTVFLSQFYLDVLKDRLYTLPADAETRRASQTVLYRILTTVNPLISPILPHTAEEVWQHTPGKTEESVHLTDLPQVDRSVLDETLEKKWNAFLEVRDVVLKALEEARQNKVIGNSLGASVHLYPDERTYRLLSEIEDLSAVFIVSHTELHAPGNVPAEGAVVGKGIAVKVEVAPGEKCERCWVVSPTVGQDPDHPTICARCAEIVRKLDTGTV, encoded by the coding sequence ATGGATTACAGCAAAACGCTGCATCTGCCGAAAACGGATTTCCCCATGCGGGCCAATTTGCCCAATCGGGAACCGGATTGGCAAAAATGGTGGGACGAAATTGATCTGTATCACAAAACGCGCGAAAAACGCAAAGGACGTCCGAAATTCATCCTGCACGACGGACCGCCGTACGCCAACGGCGATATCCATATCGGACATGCGTTGAACAAAATCCTGAAGGACATCATCGTCCGGTTCAAAAACCTGCAGGGATATGATGCCCCGTATGTCCCGGGATGGGACACGCACGGACTGCCCATCGAACACGCCATTATCACCAAAAAAGGAGTCAACCGCAAAGAGGTGGACCCCATCACTTTCCGCGAGCTGTGCAAGGAATATGCCTTGTCGTTCGTGGAAAAACAAAAAGCGCAATTCAAACGGCTGGGTGTACTGGGAGACTGGGAAAACCCGTACCTCACCCTGAAACCCGAGTATGAAGCGGAACAGGTACGCGTTTTCGGTGAAATGGTCCGCAAAGGCTACATTTATCGCGGGCTGAAGGCGGTATATTGGTCTCCTTCTTCGGAAACGGCTTTGGCGGAAGCGGAGATCGAATACAAGGATAAGCGCTCGCCTTCCATCTACGTGGCGTTCCCGGTGCAGAACGGAAATGGCGTGTTGCCGGAAGACAACACGGCGGTTGTCATCTGGACCACCACCCCGTGGACGATCCCGGCCAACTTGGGCATTGCCGTTCATCCCGATTTCAAATACACCCTGGTGAAGGCGGGAGACCGGCAGTTGCTTATGGCGGACGAATTGGTGGATCAAGTGATGAAAATTTGCGGCATCACCGATTACGAACGGGTGGGTTCGTGGAAGGGGAGCGAACTGGAAGGCGTCGTATGCCGTCATCCCTTCTACGACCGAAAATCCCCGGTGGTTCTGGGTGATCACGTGACGTTGGATGCGGGTACCGGTTGCGTACACACGGCTCCCGGACACGGGGAAGAGGACTTCCTCCTCGGGCAAAAATACAATTTGGGCGTATTGTGTCCCGTGGATGAAAAAGGCCGGATGACGGCGGAAGCTCCCGGCTTTGAAGGACTGTTTTACGACGATGCCAACAAGGAAGTGACAAAGAAGCTGGAAGAAGTGGGCGCCTTGTTGAAATTGTCGTTCATCACCCACCAATACCCGCATGATTGGCGGACGAAAAAGCCGGTGATCTTCCGGGCGACCCATCAATGGTTTGCTTCGATCGACGGATTCCGCGAACAGATGCTGGAAGCGATCCGAAAAGTGAAATGGACGCCTGCCTGGGGAGAAACCCGTTTGCACAACATGATCGCCGATCGCGGTGATTGGTGCATTTCCCGTCAGCGGATCTGGGGCGTACCGTTACCCATTTTCTATTGTGAACAATGCGGAGAACCTTACATCACCGAAGAGTCGATCGAGCACATCGCCGCCCTGTTTGCACGGGAAGGCTCTTCCGCCTGGTATGCCAAAGATGTCGCCGAACTGTTGCCGGATCAAGCGGCTTGTGAATCCTGCGGCCACACCTCATTCCGCAAGGAAACGGACACGATGGATGTGTGGTTCGATTCCGGTTCAAGCCACCGGGCTGTGTTGAAACAACGGGCAGAACTCCAGTGGCCGGCCGACATGTATTTGGAAGGATCGGACCAGTATCGCGGCTGGTTTAACTCGTCGCTGTCGACGGCAGTGGCCACGACCGGGCAAGCACCGTACCGGGAGGTGTTGAGCCACGGGTTCGCGTTGGACGGTGAAGGGCGGAAAATGTCCAAGTCGCTCGGCAATACGATTGAGCCGCAAAAAGTGATCCAACAATTCGGTGCGGACATTCTGCGTCTGTGGGTGGCCTCGGTCGATTATCAGGCCGATGTGCGGATTTCCGATGAGATTCTGAAACAAATTGCGGAGGCATACCGCAAAATCCGCAATACATTCCGCTTCCTGCTGGGGAACCTGGCCGATTTCGATCCGGCGAAGGACAGCGTCCCCGTTGAAAAATGGCCAGAGTTGGATCGATTCGCCTACATTCAGCTTCAGCGTCTGATTGAGCGCGTCACACGGGCTTATGAGGCGTACGAGTTTCATCAAGTGTACTATGCGATCCATCATTTCTGCACCGTGTTTTTGAGCCAGTTCTATCTGGACGTGTTGAAGGATCGCCTGTACACATTGCCTGCCGATGCCGAAACACGCCGGGCATCACAAACCGTGCTGTATCGCATCTTGACCACCGTCAACCCGCTGATCAGCCCGATCCTGCCGCATACGGCGGAGGAAGTATGGCAGCATACGCCGGGGAAAACGGAAGAAAGCGTTCATCTGACCGATCTGCCGCAAGTGGATCGCAGTGTTTTGGACGAAACATTGGAGAAAAAATGGAATGCCTTCCTCGAGGTGCGTGACGTCGTGCTGAAAGCGTTGGAGGAAGCGCGGCAAAACAAGGTGATCGGCAATTCGCTCGGTGCGTCCGTCCATCTGTACCCGGATGAGCGCACATATCGGTTGTTGTCGGAGATCGAAGACCTGTCCGCCGTGTTCATCGTCTCCCACACGGAACTGCATGCACCCGGTAATGTACCGGCGGAGGGTGCCGTCGTCGGGAAAGGAATCGCAGTCAAGGTGGAAGTGGCGCCGGGCGAAAAATGCGAACGTTGTTGGGTGGTATCCCCGACAGTGGGGCAAGACCCGGATCATCCGACGATTTGTGCCCGTTGTGCGGAAATCGTGCGGAAGCTGGATACCGGCACAGTTTGA
- the uraA gene encoding uracil permease, producing the protein MKRNMVLDVHERPQALKWLALSLQHLFAMFGATILVPLLTGLEPSVALLSSGIGTIAYLIVTKGKIPAYLGSSFAFIVPIITVTKAEGVGAALFGCFLSGLVYGVVALAVSKYGVGWLDRLLPPVVIGSIIIVIGLALAGVAVDMASTTKVVQEVPTTAQALSALPGKVESVDPQAGTVTLKVYSLKHFGVAMATLAIAILASLVFRGFLNLIPVLVGIAGGYIVAYIAGLVDLTPVKQASWFALPDFHTPTVSWKAAFVIVPVTLVTLTEHIGHLMVTSSIMNRDLAKNPGLHRSLLGDGVATSIAAMIGGPPSTTYGENIGVMAITRIFSVWVIGGAAVFAMAFSFIGKLSALISTVPPAVMGGVSILLFGIIASAGLRMLVENGVDFNDRRNLVIASVVLVIGVGGAALKLVGIHLEIEGMALATLVGMFLNLVLPKGGERPEESDQSQGEPAVNRPVSGQIG; encoded by the coding sequence ATGAAACGGAACATGGTGTTGGATGTACACGAACGTCCCCAGGCACTCAAATGGCTGGCGCTCAGTCTGCAACACCTGTTTGCGATGTTCGGCGCAACCATTCTCGTGCCGCTGTTGACGGGGCTGGAACCGTCCGTGGCACTGTTGTCGAGCGGAATCGGCACGATCGCTTACCTTATCGTCACGAAAGGAAAAATCCCCGCCTATCTCGGCTCATCTTTCGCATTTATCGTTCCGATCATCACCGTGACCAAAGCCGAAGGCGTGGGAGCGGCATTGTTCGGATGCTTTCTGTCCGGTTTGGTGTACGGTGTGGTTGCATTGGCTGTTTCCAAATACGGAGTCGGCTGGCTGGATCGCTTGCTGCCCCCGGTCGTGATCGGTTCGATCATTATCGTGATCGGATTGGCCCTGGCCGGTGTGGCTGTTGATATGGCCAGCACGACGAAAGTGGTTCAGGAAGTGCCCACAACCGCGCAGGCATTGTCCGCCCTGCCGGGGAAAGTGGAAAGTGTGGACCCGCAGGCGGGTACGGTGACACTGAAAGTATACTCGCTCAAACACTTCGGTGTGGCAATGGCGACGTTGGCGATTGCGATTCTGGCCAGCTTGGTGTTCCGGGGGTTCCTCAATCTGATCCCGGTGCTGGTGGGGATCGCGGGCGGCTATATCGTGGCGTATATCGCCGGACTGGTCGACTTGACACCCGTCAAACAAGCCAGTTGGTTCGCACTTCCGGATTTCCACACACCGACCGTCTCGTGGAAAGCGGCATTTGTCATCGTCCCGGTAACACTGGTGACCCTGACCGAGCATATTGGTCACCTGATGGTGACCTCCAGCATCATGAACCGGGATTTGGCGAAAAATCCGGGATTGCACCGGTCTCTGCTGGGTGACGGCGTAGCCACTTCGATCGCCGCAATGATCGGCGGGCCGCCGAGCACCACCTACGGGGAAAACATCGGGGTAATGGCGATCACGCGCATCTTCAGCGTATGGGTGATCGGCGGTGCGGCTGTGTTTGCGATGGCGTTTTCCTTCATCGGGAAACTGTCCGCGCTGATTTCCACTGTTCCGCCGGCGGTGATGGGCGGCGTCTCCATCCTCCTGTTCGGCATCATCGCTTCGGCCGGCTTGCGGATGCTGGTGGAAAACGGTGTCGACTTCAATGATCGGCGCAACCTGGTAATCGCATCGGTAGTGCTGGTGATCGGTGTCGGCGGCGCCGCACTGAAACTGGTGGGCATCCATCTGGAGATCGAAGGAATGGCGTTGGCGACGCTGGTCGGGATGTTCCTCAATCTGGTGCTGCCCAAGGGCGGCGAGCGACCGGAAGAATCGGATCAATCCCAAGGTGAACCGGCGGTCAATCGACCGGTTTCCGGTCAGATCGGGTAA
- a CDS encoding dihydroorotase: MNHILLKNGRILDEKTGETVPADVRIENGVIAAIGRDLPEAGAETVDVAGRLIVPGLIDMHVHLREPGFEHKETIATGTAAAARGGFTTVACMPNTRPVADTPEVIARIRETAEREGRVRVLPIAAITKRELGEELTDFAALKEAGAIALSDDGVGVQSARMMKRAMAWASELDLPIVAHCEDNSLAKGGCVHDGIFAASHGLPGIPGSAEAVHVARDIVLAEETEVHYHVCHISAKTSVDLVRLAKQKGLRVTAEVTPHHLLLSDEDIPGPDPMYKMNPPLRSAEDRAALLEALKDGTIDIIATDHAPHTAQEKEMGIRQAPFGIVGLETAFPLLYTRLVLTGHLTLMQLVEKLTRRPAELFGLPWGRLAEGQTADITVIDLDEERTIDPDAFISKGKNTPFAGWRAKGWPVLTMVQGRVTWRESVRSVQSPESGTKVLSATCEVEGY; this comes from the coding sequence ATGAACCACATCCTACTGAAAAACGGACGGATCTTGGATGAGAAAACGGGGGAGACGGTTCCGGCGGACGTGCGGATTGAAAACGGCGTGATTGCGGCCATCGGTCGGGATTTGCCGGAGGCGGGTGCGGAGACGGTCGATGTGGCCGGACGACTGATTGTGCCCGGATTGATCGACATGCATGTCCATTTGCGCGAACCGGGATTCGAACATAAGGAAACGATCGCGACGGGAACAGCCGCGGCGGCCAGAGGCGGCTTCACGACGGTGGCCTGCATGCCCAACACGCGGCCGGTGGCGGATACCCCCGAAGTGATCGCCCGTATCCGCGAGACGGCGGAACGGGAAGGACGGGTGCGTGTCCTGCCCATCGCCGCGATTACCAAACGGGAGCTGGGTGAGGAGTTGACCGACTTTGCCGCTTTGAAGGAAGCGGGTGCGATCGCCTTGTCCGACGACGGTGTGGGCGTGCAGAGCGCCCGCATGATGAAAAGGGCGATGGCGTGGGCCAGTGAGTTGGACCTGCCCATTGTCGCCCATTGCGAAGACAATTCACTGGCCAAGGGCGGTTGCGTCCATGACGGAATCTTCGCTGCCAGTCACGGTCTACCCGGCATCCCCGGATCAGCCGAAGCGGTGCATGTCGCCCGCGATATCGTCTTGGCCGAGGAAACGGAGGTCCATTACCACGTGTGCCACATCAGTGCCAAGACATCGGTCGATCTCGTCCGGCTGGCCAAACAGAAAGGGTTGCGCGTAACGGCGGAAGTGACGCCGCACCATCTGCTCCTGAGCGATGAAGACATTCCGGGGCCGGACCCGATGTACAAAATGAATCCTCCTCTGCGCTCCGCCGAAGACAGGGCCGCACTGCTGGAGGCGCTGAAAGACGGTACGATCGACATCATCGCCACCGACCACGCTCCACACACGGCGCAAGAAAAGGAAATGGGAATCCGGCAGGCGCCGTTCGGGATCGTCGGGTTGGAAACGGCATTTCCGCTGCTGTATACCCGGCTGGTGTTGACCGGTCATCTGACCTTGATGCAACTGGTGGAGAAACTGACGCGCCGACCGGCGGAATTGTTCGGTTTGCCTTGGGGACGGCTGGCTGAAGGACAAACGGCGGACATCACCGTGATCGACTTGGACGAAGAACGGACGATTGATCCGGATGCCTTCATCTCCAAAGGAAAAAATACGCCGTTTGCCGGGTGGAGGGCCAAAGGATGGCCGGTTTTGACCATGGTGCAGGGACGTGTGACGTGGCGCGAGTCGGTCCGATCGGTACAATCTCCCGAATCCGGCACGAAGGTTTTGTCAGCAACCTGCGAAGTGGAGGGATACTGA
- the pyrR gene encoding bifunctional pyr operon transcriptional regulator/uracil phosphoribosyltransferase PyrR → MISANGASCPARVRSFFCAKEGFAIEAKTILDEAAIRRALTRIAHEILERNKGVENTVLVGIRTRGIFLARRLGERIQQIEGVSVPVGELDITLYRDDLTEKAEQPEVRGSEIPVKIHGKKVILVDDVLYTGRTVRAAMDALIDMGRPRMIQLAVLIDRGHRELPIRPDYVGKNVPTSQSELVAVLLKESDGIDAVEIRKRQDQ, encoded by the coding sequence ATGATTTCCGCCAATGGCGCTTCTTGCCCGGCCCGGGTGAGAAGCTTTTTTTGTGCCAAGGAGGGATTCGCCATCGAAGCGAAAACCATTTTGGATGAAGCGGCGATTCGGCGAGCATTGACCCGGATCGCACACGAGATTCTGGAACGGAACAAAGGCGTTGAGAATACGGTGCTGGTCGGAATCCGGACGCGGGGCATCTTTTTGGCTCGGCGTTTGGGCGAGCGGATTCAGCAAATCGAAGGAGTCAGCGTTCCTGTAGGGGAGTTGGACATCACCCTCTACCGGGATGATTTGACTGAAAAAGCGGAGCAGCCGGAAGTGCGGGGTTCCGAGATCCCGGTGAAGATTCACGGCAAAAAGGTGATTCTTGTCGATGACGTACTCTATACCGGACGGACTGTCCGCGCGGCGATGGACGCCCTGATCGACATGGGTCGTCCGCGTATGATCCAACTGGCGGTTCTGATCGACCGAGGCCACCGCGAATTGCCGATCCGGCCGGATTATGTCGGGAAAAACGTCCCCACTTCCCAGAGCGAACTGGTAGCGGTTTTGCTCAAGGAGTCCGACGGAATCGACGCGGTGGAAATTCGAAAACGGCAGGATCAATGA
- a CDS encoding DUF5665 domain-containing protein, which translates to MNVGERVQGNRHWFERIDKQLKTLARRLEASEIAEYVQLLNHPFRLVVINIVTGIARGVGIAIGFTLFASFIVYALQRIGALNLPVIGNFVAEIVKIVQAQLDLNRPTY; encoded by the coding sequence ATGAATGTGGGCGAACGCGTTCAGGGAAACCGCCATTGGTTCGAGCGGATCGACAAACAGTTGAAAACCCTCGCCCGTCGGCTGGAGGCAAGTGAGATCGCGGAATATGTACAGTTATTGAATCATCCGTTCCGTTTGGTCGTCATTAACATCGTAACCGGCATCGCACGCGGCGTCGGGATTGCGATCGGATTTACCCTGTTCGCTTCATTCATCGTGTATGCCCTGCAAAGAATCGGGGCACTGAACCTCCCTGTCATCGGCAATTTTGTCGCGGAAATCGTGAAAATCGTCCAGGCACAACTGGATTTAAACCGGCCCACATATTGA
- the lspA gene encoding signal peptidase II: protein MAWTREGTGGKQSVVWYYVIALTVLVIDQLTKWLVATKMSLYESIPLIQGVFYITSHRNRGAAFGILQNQQWLFITVTLVVIAFLLVYLHRLGRERSGAAWSFALILGGATGNLLDRVRLGEVIDFFDFRLIHYPIFNVADSAIVIGVILLMIDTFRQPAHDSEEPAAKASATDD, encoded by the coding sequence ATGGCATGGACGCGTGAAGGGACAGGAGGAAAACAGTCAGTGGTATGGTACTACGTGATCGCGTTAACCGTGTTGGTGATCGACCAACTGACCAAATGGTTGGTTGCGACCAAAATGTCACTATATGAATCCATTCCCCTGATTCAAGGGGTATTTTACATCACATCTCATCGCAACCGCGGAGCGGCGTTTGGCATCCTGCAAAACCAGCAGTGGTTGTTTATCACTGTTACGTTGGTTGTCATTGCTTTTTTGCTGGTGTATTTGCATCGTTTGGGCAGGGAGCGATCCGGGGCTGCGTGGTCGTTCGCCCTCATTCTGGGAGGAGCCACCGGCAATTTGCTGGATCGGGTACGACTCGGGGAAGTCATCGACTTTTTCGATTTTCGGTTGATTCATTACCCCATCTTCAATGTGGCTGATTCCGCCATCGTCATCGGTGTCATTCTGTTGATGATCGACACGTTCCGTCAGCCGGCGCACGACTCGGAAGAACCGGCGGCGAAAGCGAGTGCGACCGATGATTGA
- a CDS encoding TraR/DksA C4-type zinc finger protein: MTEAQQSALRAQLLEEKRRLEERLAGNDHFGMARGMNDSIGELSGYDNHPADIGTELYEREKDLALNEAAEHQLEEIELALLRMEEGTYGRCVVCGKPIPYERLEAVPATVYCKEHQPGGHVSRRRPVEEQVIHPPFGEHFNDGDEERTAYDAEDAWQEVEQYGTSNPPDYFREGKNYNELTIDHDEKRGYIDDFEGFTITDAHGNTEAITDITHNEAYDRAEASREKRRKK; encoded by the coding sequence ATGACGGAAGCACAACAGTCCGCTTTGCGGGCGCAATTGCTGGAGGAAAAACGGCGTTTGGAGGAACGGCTGGCAGGAAATGATCATTTCGGGATGGCACGAGGGATGAACGATTCCATCGGTGAATTGTCGGGCTATGACAATCATCCCGCCGATATCGGCACGGAGCTGTACGAACGGGAAAAGGATCTGGCGTTGAATGAGGCCGCCGAACACCAATTGGAGGAAATCGAGCTGGCATTATTGCGCATGGAAGAAGGTACGTATGGTCGATGCGTCGTCTGCGGGAAACCCATTCCCTACGAGCGGCTGGAAGCGGTACCCGCCACCGTCTATTGCAAGGAACATCAACCGGGTGGACATGTTTCCCGACGCCGGCCGGTAGAAGAGCAAGTGATTCATCCGCCATTTGGTGAGCATTTTAACGACGGGGATGAGGAAAGAACCGCTTATGATGCCGAGGACGCATGGCAGGAAGTGGAACAATACGGCACATCCAACCCACCGGACTATTTCCGCGAAGGTAAGAACTACAATGAGTTGACGATCGATCACGATGAAAAACGGGGCTATATTGACGACTTCGAAGGGTTCACGATTACGGACGCACATGGCAATACCGAAGCGATTACGGACATCACACACAACGAAGCATATGACCGTGCAGAAGCGTCACGGGAAAAACGACGGAAAAAATGA
- a CDS encoding aspartate carbamoyltransferase catalytic subunit — MNIAVRSNDTNLIDTNGLSRSELMAILERARFYEDQQGMVPPRYLGRFAANLFFEPSTRTRFSFEVAEKRLGLEVLNVSEDTSSTVKGETLADTLKTLAAIGVEVAVIRHSQSGIAEEMAKQDSGVCLVNAGDGHNAHPTQALLDLYTLHKHFGDLNGLRVAIIGDLRHSRVARSNLWSLTTMGAEVVFSGPETMRARDLEDYAPYLPIDEAIAQADAVMMLRVQLERHRERLFTTAEAYHQHYGLTLERFARMRDHAVILHPGPVNRDVELADELVEHPRSKVFEQMKNGVWVRMAVLERVLEGGNRG; from the coding sequence ATGAACATCGCCGTTCGATCCAACGATACCAATCTGATCGACACCAACGGATTGTCCCGAAGCGAGTTGATGGCCATTTTGGAACGGGCTCGTTTTTACGAGGACCAACAGGGGATGGTACCGCCGCGTTATCTCGGGCGGTTCGCCGCCAACCTGTTTTTTGAACCGAGTACGCGGACGCGTTTTTCTTTTGAGGTGGCGGAGAAACGGTTGGGATTGGAAGTGTTGAATGTATCGGAAGACACTTCCAGCACCGTCAAGGGGGAAACGTTGGCGGACACGTTGAAAACCCTGGCCGCCATCGGAGTGGAAGTGGCGGTGATCCGTCACAGCCAGTCCGGGATCGCGGAAGAAATGGCCAAACAAGACAGCGGTGTTTGCTTGGTCAACGCCGGAGACGGCCACAACGCCCATCCGACACAGGCACTGCTCGATCTGTACACCTTGCACAAACACTTCGGCGACCTGAACGGACTGCGTGTGGCCATCATCGGCGATCTGCGGCACAGCCGGGTGGCGCGTTCCAATCTGTGGTCGCTGACCACGATGGGGGCTGAGGTGGTGTTCAGCGGGCCGGAAACGATGCGTGCGCGAGATTTGGAGGATTACGCGCCGTATCTGCCGATCGACGAAGCGATTGCGCAGGCAGATGCCGTGATGATGCTCCGGGTGCAACTGGAGAGGCACCGCGAACGGTTGTTTACCACTGCGGAAGCGTATCATCAGCATTACGGGCTGACGTTGGAGCGGTTTGCACGCATGCGGGATCATGCGGTCATCCTGCACCCCGGACCGGTCAACCGGGATGTGGAGTTGGCGGACGAGCTGGTGGAGCATCCGCGCTCCAAGGTGTTTGAGCAGATGAAAAACGGTGTATGGGTTCGCATGGCGGTGTTGGAACGCGTATTGGAAGGAGGAAACAGGGGATGA
- a CDS encoding RluA family pseudouridine synthase encodes MIEEESRIVWRADESAEGERIDKAVTSLDDDWSRSAVQTWIKEGRVTVNGRTVKANYRLEAGDEVIVSVPPVEELAVEPEPIPLDVRYEDEDVIVVNKPRGMVVHPAPGNTSGTLVNALLAHCRDLSGIGGVARPGIVHRIDKDTSGLLMVAKNDMAHQSLAAQLKAHSVDRIYLAVVHGNIPHSRGTVDAPIGRDPHDRKKMAINHKNGKPAVTHFAVLEHWRHAALIECKLETGRTHQIRVHMASIGHPLIGDPVYGPKKNRYPIQGQALHAKVLGFDHPRTGQRIRLEAELPEDMEKLISLLRAENH; translated from the coding sequence ATGATTGAGGAAGAATCCCGCATCGTATGGCGGGCGGATGAATCAGCTGAAGGGGAGCGGATCGACAAGGCGGTTACTTCATTGGATGACGACTGGTCCCGCTCTGCGGTACAAACATGGATCAAAGAAGGGCGGGTCACGGTCAACGGACGAACGGTGAAAGCCAATTACCGACTGGAGGCGGGAGACGAGGTGATCGTCTCCGTCCCGCCGGTAGAGGAGTTGGCGGTGGAACCGGAACCGATTCCGCTGGATGTGCGGTATGAGGATGAAGATGTCATCGTCGTGAACAAACCGCGGGGCATGGTGGTTCACCCGGCGCCGGGCAACACCTCGGGTACGCTGGTGAACGCACTGCTGGCCCACTGTCGGGACCTGTCCGGGATTGGAGGCGTGGCGCGCCCGGGTATCGTTCATCGCATCGACAAAGATACGTCGGGTCTTTTGATGGTGGCCAAGAACGACATGGCCCATCAATCGCTGGCGGCGCAGTTGAAGGCGCACAGTGTGGACCGCATTTATCTCGCCGTTGTACACGGCAACATTCCGCACAGCCGGGGAACGGTTGACGCACCGATCGGACGGGACCCGCATGACCGCAAAAAAATGGCGATCAACCACAAGAACGGCAAGCCGGCCGTCACCCATTTTGCAGTACTGGAACACTGGCGACATGCCGCATTGATCGAATGCAAGCTGGAGACGGGGCGTACCCATCAAATCCGGGTACATATGGCTTCCATCGGCCACCCGTTGATCGGAGATCCGGTTTACGGACCGAAAAAGAACCGGTATCCGATTCAGGGACAAGCCCTGCACGCCAAAGTGTTGGGCTTCGACCATCCCCGTACCGGTCAGCGGATTCGTTTGGAAGCGGAGCTGCCGGAGGATATGGAAAAATTGATCAGCTTACTTCGTGCGGAAAATCATTGA